In the Catenovulum adriaticum genome, AAGCACGCTCTGAAAATTCACCTGGGTTAGCCATGCGAACATCATCTATTTTTAACACTTCTTGTAATAATAAATCTAATATAACGGGGCCGCCGTGGCCTTGTAATTCAAGTACGTCTTCACCGGTAAATGAATTAGGGTTTTTAAAAAAAATGGCTATCCCTTGATCGATTACATTGTTGTTTTCATCGTAAAAATTGAGATATTCAGCCAGTCTGGGTTTGAGTTGTTTTTTTAATAGGGTTTGGGCCACATTTTGTGCGGCGCTGCCTGATACACGAATTATACCTACACCGCCACGGCCAGGTGGGGTTGCTATGGCTGCAATTGAATCTTGAATCATCATCATGAATTAGCTTTTATTTACCGAAATTTGCCTAATTATAGCGTTTTAAGCTGGGTGAGCGATAGGGTATAAAGCTGTGCTGCCACTGTTTTTTTGCTGGTTGGGTTTATTTATTAAAATATACGCTTGTTTAACATTTTAACTTGTTGATATTAAATGGTTTTATATTTATCGTTTTACGTTAAATATGTCTTGTTTTTTGTCTAAAAGCAGCTTAAATTTTGCGCATCTTAAATCTGAATTCAGGTTTTATTTTTTAAGGAAAAACATGCACGCTAATTTAATTGTGGTTGATGATTTAACGGAATTATCTGGTTTTGAATTGGATGATTATGTTATTAGTTTTGAACAGTATTTAGCGGATCATCCAAAAAAGAGTATTCGAAAACTCCGGTTGATTAACTTATGTAATGCAACTCAATATTTAAGCAAAGGCTACTATTGCTCACTATTGGCAGAAGCCCGTGGCCATAAAGTATTTCCGTCGGTAAATACCATGAATGATTTACGCAATGAGCAGTTGTATAAGTTGCAAATTAGCGGTGCATTATTGCCTAATTTGGCAAAAGACAGCCAAATTCATCAAACAAGTGAATTTGAGCTTTATGTGTTTTTGGGTCAAAGCCAAATTTCGGGATTTGAGCATCTTGCCAAGCAGGTATTTGGTTTGTTTTCAGCGCCGATTTTACACTTGGTACTAGCAACAGGTAATTGGTCTATTAAGTCGGTCAGTTATCGTTCGCTAAGTGATTTAAATGCTGAGCAAAAAAAACAATTTGTAGATGCTTTATTTAAGTTTAATCAAAAGCAGTGGACTCAGCAGAAGCCTAAAAAAGTCTATCGTTGGGATATGGCTATTTTAGTTAACCCTGAAGAAAAGCTTCCACCAAGTGATAAAACTGCGATTAATAAAATGCTTAAGGCTGCAAAAAAAGTTGGCATTCGGGCTGAATTAATCGGTGCTCATGAGCTTTCTAGGTTAACTGAGTTTGATGCTTTATTTATTCGTGAAACCACGGCTATCGATCATCATACTTATCAGTTTGCGCGTAAAGCCGAGCTTGAGGGGATGGTGGTTATTGATGATCCTGCCTCTATTTTGCGCTGTTGTAATAAAGTATTTTTACAAGATGCGTTTACTTACAATAAAGTGCCAGCTTTAAAAACGATTTCTGTTTCAAGTAGCGATCAACAAACATTAGATCACATAGAAAGCGAATTTAGTTACCCTGTGGTACTTAAAGTACCAGAAAGTGCATTTTCTTTAGGGGTTTTTAAAGTTAAAAACCGTCAGGAGCTGGCGGAGTCGCTGGATAAATTATTAATAAAAAGTGCGTTAATTTTGGTTCAAACCTATATGTATACTGAGTTTGACTGGCGCATTGGGGTATTAAATAACAAGCCTTTATATGCTTGTAAGTATTTAATGGCAAGAAATCACTGGCAAATTTATAACCACAATGCTAAACGTGGCACATCGGGCGGGTTTGAAACTTTGCCCACGTTTGAGGTTCCAAAAGTGGTATTGGATGCTGCGCTTAAAGCATCAAAAGTAATAGGCAATGGCTTGTATGGCGTTGATATTAAACAACAGGGCAAACAAGCCTTTGTAATTGAAATTAACGATAACCCCAGTTTAGATTCAGGTATAGAGGATGCCTATTTAGGTGATGAACTTTATATGATTATTATGTCCGAAATGGCTAGACGATTAGAGCTAAGAGGCCGTTGATGATGGCCATGTCCTCCAGTTAAAGCGTACCGATCCAAGCCATCCCAAGCCATTTTAATGTTGTTTTTTAAAGTGGTTTGGGTATCAGCCGTTTTTTATTTGGATAATTGTGGACTGATCAGGGCAAAATCATAGTTGAATGTTTTTTATACAAATTAGCGAAGTGGAGCAATAATTTTCACAAAAACGCTGCAAGTACTTCCATGTAAGCTTGGATTTTTCGTCCTGAAAAATACATTTTGTTCTAAATTATTGCTCCCCCATTTTAATATTGGCGATATATTAAAGTATGATTTTGCTCTGGTGGACTGGTAATACACCCATTTTTAATTGACGCTAAAAGTAGAAGGTTGCGTTATTAAAGCCTGTTTGTATTTCGGTGGTATGCCACCAATTGCCTTGTTTGGTCGTTCATTGTTGTAAAACCATAGCCATTCTGTCGCATGATCTTGCACTTCGGCAATACTGCTGAATAAATACTGGTTCAGCCATTCGTAGCGAACGGTGCGGTTATACCGCTCCACATAAGCATTTTGCTGTGGGTTGCCTGGTTGGATAAATTTTAGTTCAACATCATGTTTTTCAGCCCACTCAGCCAATAACGCACTGATATATTCCGGGCCATTGTCACTGCGGATTTGCCTGGGCTTTCCACGCCATTCAATAACTTGATTGAGAGTGCGGACAACACGTTCAGCTGGCAGCGAGAAGTCTACTTCAATCGCCAGACCCTCACGATTAAAATCGTCAATGATATTGAGTAGCCTGAAGCTGCGGCCATCAACAAGCTGGTCATGCATAAAATCCATAGACCAACACTGGTTTATCGACTCAGGCACAGCAAGTGCTTCAGGTTTATCCCGTTTTAAGCGCTTCTTAGGCTTTATGCGCAGATTAAGCTCCAGCTCCCGATAAATCCTCAACACCCGCTTATGGTTCCAGCCAAAACGTTTCACATTACGTAAAAAGTAAAAACACATACCAAAGCCCCAACTGCGGTGAGTTGTCGTTAGCCAAAGCAGCCAGTCAGCAACTAGCGCGTTCTCGTCACTCAGTTTGGCCTGATAGCGATAACAGGTTTCGCTAATCCCAAACAAGGAACACGCTAACTTGATGGCAATGGAATGGTTTTGCACCGCCTTTTGCGCCAACTCCCGTCGGCGCGACGGCTTTACCACTTTTTTTCGATGGCCT is a window encoding:
- a CDS encoding RimK family protein, producing MHANLIVVDDLTELSGFELDDYVISFEQYLADHPKKSIRKLRLINLCNATQYLSKGYYCSLLAEARGHKVFPSVNTMNDLRNEQLYKLQISGALLPNLAKDSQIHQTSEFELYVFLGQSQISGFEHLAKQVFGLFSAPILHLVLATGNWSIKSVSYRSLSDLNAEQKKQFVDALFKFNQKQWTQQKPKKVYRWDMAILVNPEEKLPPSDKTAINKMLKAAKKVGIRAELIGAHELSRLTEFDALFIRETTAIDHHTYQFARKAELEGMVVIDDPASILRCCNKVFLQDAFTYNKVPALKTISVSSSDQQTLDHIESEFSYPVVLKVPESAFSLGVFKVKNRQELAESLDKLLIKSALILVQTYMYTEFDWRIGVLNNKPLYACKYLMARNHWQIYNHNAKRGTSGGFETLPTFEVPKVVLDAALKASKVIGNGLYGVDIKQQGKQAFVIEINDNPSLDSGIEDAYLGDELYMIIMSEMARRLELRGR
- a CDS encoding IS3 family transposase (programmed frameshift); this translates as MKTSKFSDSQILAILKQAEAGAPVPELCREHGMSSATFYKWRAKFGGMDASMMARLKELETENARLKKMYAEERLKAEILKEAIEKKLVKPSRRRELAQKAVQNHSIAIKLACSLFGISETCYRYQAKLSDENALVADWLLWLTTTHRSWGFGMCFYFLRNVKRFGWNHKRVLRIYRELELNLRIKPKKRLKRDKPEALAVPESINQCWSMDFMHDQLVDGRSFRLLNIIDDFNREGLAIEVDFSLPAERVVRTLNQVIEWRGKPRQIRSDNGPEYISALLAEWAEKHDVELKFIQPGNPQQNAYVERYNRTVRYEWLNQYLFSSIAEVQDHATEWLWFYNNERPNKAIGGIPPKYKQALITQPSTFSVN